The following proteins come from a genomic window of Corynebacterium hansenii:
- a CDS encoding esterase/lipase family protein, whose translation MMSKSAAAIAAALVAGVLGTGAAVAGAAEPVGGSVPGSSAAHEPFPRLDWANDPECVPAPEHPQPVLIIHGTWGEVADLEPLGRTLAGEGYCVHALEYGWHRESVAGNIPGTNGIADVGAGAEAVDRAIRHVAGETTAGRAAGAVDVVGHSQAAALIRLAMNDHGAAEFVDDAIYLAGTHRGTSMRGLDSLNIHSSPEAVAVGDALLGPAALQQLRGSDVVAHLDSLPDTQPGVDYTVLVSSDDTTATTAPDAFLEAGPGATVTNVLVQDVCPDAPEPLTHDGMRDDPLVHGLVVAALDGRPVVCG comes from the coding sequence ATGATGTCGAAATCGGCCGCGGCGATTGCCGCAGCATTGGTGGCCGGGGTGCTCGGGACGGGTGCGGCCGTGGCCGGGGCGGCGGAACCCGTCGGCGGCTCCGTCCCCGGATCGTCGGCGGCGCACGAGCCCTTTCCGCGGCTGGACTGGGCAAACGATCCCGAGTGCGTGCCCGCCCCCGAACACCCGCAGCCCGTCCTGATCATCCACGGAACGTGGGGCGAGGTGGCGGACCTCGAACCGCTCGGCCGGACCCTGGCCGGGGAGGGGTACTGCGTCCACGCGCTGGAATACGGGTGGCACCGCGAATCCGTGGCGGGGAACATCCCCGGCACCAACGGCATCGCGGACGTCGGCGCGGGGGCGGAAGCCGTCGACCGGGCCATCCGGCACGTCGCGGGGGAGACCACCGCGGGGCGGGCGGCCGGTGCCGTCGACGTCGTCGGCCATTCCCAGGCCGCCGCGCTCATTCGACTGGCCATGAACGACCACGGCGCGGCGGAGTTCGTCGACGACGCCATCTATCTGGCGGGCACCCACCGGGGCACGTCCATGCGCGGCCTCGACTCCCTGAACATCCACTCCAGCCCGGAGGCGGTCGCCGTCGGCGACGCACTGCTCGGGCCCGCGGCGCTGCAGCAGCTGCGCGGTTCGGACGTGGTGGCGCACCTGGATTCGCTGCCCGACACCCAGCCGGGCGTGGACTACACCGTGCTGGTCTCGAGCGACGACACGACGGCCACCACCGCGCCGGACGCGTTCCTCGAGGCCGGCCCCGGCGCGACGGTCACCAACGTCCTGGTGCAGGACGTGTGCCCCGATGCGCCGGAGCCGCTGACCCACGACGGAATGCGGGACGATCCGCTCGTGCACGGCCTCGTGGTCGCCGCGCTGGACGGCCGCCCCGTCGTCTGCGGGTAG
- a CDS encoding vWA domain-containing protein, with product MPGTVLAAAERGARVDDGMVPLIAPDLRGAEREGRESNLIVFLVDASGSMAARDRLEAVTGAVQSLLRDAYQRRDRVAVVTFRGDGATVELPPTRSTVAASRRLDDVRTGGRTPLAAGLETARALIEREHRRDPSRRAMLVVLSDGRATSAGGRDTAGLAADAIRRRGVAGSIVVDCESGRVRLGLAKELADRLGAPCLRIEDLDADAVAGVVKAAVTA from the coding sequence GTGCCCGGGACCGTTTTGGCCGCCGCCGAGCGGGGCGCCCGCGTCGACGACGGCATGGTGCCCCTGATCGCCCCCGACCTGCGCGGGGCGGAACGGGAGGGCCGCGAGTCCAACCTGATCGTGTTCCTCGTCGACGCCTCCGGTTCCATGGCCGCCCGCGACCGTCTGGAGGCGGTGACGGGAGCGGTGCAATCTCTGCTGCGCGACGCCTACCAGCGCCGCGACCGCGTGGCGGTGGTGACCTTCCGCGGCGACGGGGCGACGGTGGAGCTGCCGCCGACGCGGTCGACGGTGGCCGCCAGCAGGCGTCTCGACGACGTGCGGACCGGCGGCAGGACCCCGTTGGCGGCGGGCCTGGAGACGGCTCGCGCCCTGATCGAGCGGGAGCACCGCCGCGATCCGTCGCGCCGCGCGATGCTCGTGGTCCTGTCCGACGGCCGGGCGACGTCCGCCGGCGGGCGCGACACCGCGGGCCTGGCGGCCGACGCGATCCGGCGCCGCGGCGTGGCCGGATCCATCGTCGTCGACTGCGAATCCGGACGCGTGCGGTTGGGGCTGGCCAAGGAACTGGCCGACCGGCTCGGCGCCCCCTGCCTGCGCATCGAGGACCTCGACGCCGACGCCGTCGCGGGCGTGGTCAAGGCCGCGGTCACGGCCTGA
- a CDS encoding ATP-binding protein, translating into MSAFPGFPFSAIVGQDRLRLALLLTAVSPGIGGVVVRGEKGTAKTTAVRALGPLLPKGAVVDLPLGATEDRVVGSIDVESVLTTGRAEFRPGLLTQADGGVLYVDEVNLLADHLVDVLLDAAATGRVTVERDGVSHVEETSFVLVGTMNPEEGELRPQLLDRFGLAVDVTASRDPEVRVEIMRRRLAYESDPGAFAARWAEADGDLRDRLARARALVGQIPLDDVHLARIASLCADFDVDGMRADLVIARTARAHAAWRGAAEIDSEDIRVAAELALPHRRRRDPFDEPGVDQRDLDDALDRAEDRYPDTDDHAEEPPQPDEPETPDEGDAEASSSEELDQERPEGPAPTGGTARLGDPFRG; encoded by the coding sequence ATGTCTGCCTTCCCCGGATTCCCGTTCTCCGCGATCGTCGGCCAGGACCGGCTGCGCCTGGCGCTGCTGCTGACGGCGGTCTCGCCGGGCATCGGCGGCGTGGTGGTCCGCGGCGAGAAGGGCACGGCGAAGACCACCGCCGTGCGCGCCCTGGGCCCGCTGCTGCCGAAGGGCGCGGTCGTCGATCTGCCGCTCGGCGCGACGGAAGATCGCGTGGTCGGTTCCATCGACGTCGAGTCGGTGCTGACCACCGGCCGCGCGGAGTTCCGGCCCGGCCTGCTGACGCAGGCCGACGGCGGCGTTCTCTACGTCGACGAGGTCAACCTGCTGGCCGACCATCTCGTCGACGTCCTCCTCGACGCCGCCGCCACGGGCCGCGTCACCGTCGAGCGCGACGGCGTCTCGCACGTGGAGGAAACCTCCTTCGTGCTGGTCGGCACCATGAACCCGGAGGAGGGGGAGCTGCGACCGCAGCTCCTCGACCGCTTCGGGCTGGCGGTCGACGTCACCGCCTCCCGGGACCCCGAGGTGCGCGTGGAGATCATGCGCCGCCGCCTCGCCTACGAATCCGACCCCGGCGCATTCGCCGCGCGGTGGGCGGAGGCCGACGGCGATCTGCGCGACCGCCTGGCCCGCGCCCGCGCCCTGGTCGGTCAGATCCCCCTCGACGACGTCCATCTGGCTCGCATCGCGTCGCTGTGCGCCGACTTCGACGTCGACGGCATGCGCGCGGACCTGGTCATCGCCCGCACCGCCCGCGCCCACGCGGCCTGGCGGGGCGCGGCGGAAATCGACTCGGAGGACATCCGCGTCGCCGCCGAACTCGCGCTGCCGCACCGTCGCCGACGCGATCCCTTCGATGAGCCGGGCGTCGATCAGCGCGACCTCGACGACGCCCTCGACCGCGCCGAGGACCGCTACCCGGACACGGACGACCACGCCGAGGAACCCCCGCAGCCCGATGAACCCGAAACGCCGGACGAGGGGGACGCCGAGGCGTCGTCAAGCGAGGAACTGGACCAGGAGAGGCCGGAGGGCCCCGCGCCGACGGGAGGTACTGCCCGACTGGGCGATCCCTTTCGCGGCTAG
- the mqo gene encoding malate dehydrogenase (quinone), with protein sequence MSEKNLPATVGDEVDVALIGAGVMSATLGVLLTELEPGWSQVIFERLDQPAEESSSPWNNAGTGHAALCELNYTPEKNGVVNVDKALKINEQFQVSRQLWTSLVEDGVITDPRAFINPVDHTTFAQGPEQMAFMRRRFEALNDEPLFHDQELIEDHDRFAEYLPLMAEGRDFSTPVSAIRNPNGTDVNFGALTKQYLAALSDRGTEIRYGHEVKNITREGAKWVITVKNIHTGDTRTVRANFVFVGAGGNALPLLQKSGIPEIKGYGGFPVSGQWLRCTNEELIEKHGAKVYGKASVGTPPMSVPHLDTRVIDGKKGLLFGPYAGWTPKFMKQGKLTDLPKSLRLHNLTTLVGVGLHELGLTKYLITEVIKNHAARVEALREYVPNARDEDWETVTAGQRVQVIKPAKAPQFGTLEFGTAVINSADGSIAGLMGASPGASIAPAVMIELLERCFGDKMSAWTPKLKELVPSYGTVLAEDRELYKKVWDASQKTLKLER encoded by the coding sequence GTGTCTGAAAAGAATCTTCCCGCCACCGTCGGTGACGAAGTCGACGTTGCCCTGATCGGTGCGGGCGTCATGAGCGCCACCCTCGGCGTGCTCCTCACGGAGCTCGAGCCCGGCTGGTCCCAGGTCATCTTCGAACGCCTGGACCAGCCCGCCGAGGAGTCCTCCTCGCCGTGGAACAACGCGGGCACCGGTCACGCGGCGCTGTGCGAGCTCAACTACACGCCCGAGAAGAACGGCGTGGTCAACGTCGACAAGGCGCTGAAGATCAACGAGCAGTTCCAGGTGTCCCGCCAGCTGTGGACCAGCCTGGTCGAAGACGGCGTCATCACCGACCCGCGCGCGTTCATCAACCCGGTCGACCACACGACCTTCGCCCAGGGCCCGGAGCAGATGGCGTTCATGCGCCGCCGCTTCGAGGCGCTCAACGACGAGCCCCTGTTCCACGACCAGGAGCTCATCGAGGACCACGACCGCTTCGCGGAATACCTGCCGCTGATGGCCGAGGGCCGCGACTTCTCCACACCGGTGTCCGCCATCCGCAACCCCAACGGCACCGACGTCAACTTCGGCGCCCTGACCAAGCAGTACCTGGCGGCGCTGTCGGACCGCGGCACCGAGATCCGCTACGGCCACGAGGTCAAGAACATCACCCGCGAGGGCGCCAAGTGGGTGATCACGGTGAAGAACATCCACACCGGCGACACCCGCACCGTCCGCGCCAACTTCGTGTTCGTCGGCGCCGGCGGCAACGCCCTGCCGCTGCTGCAGAAGTCCGGCATCCCGGAGATCAAGGGCTACGGCGGCTTCCCCGTGTCCGGCCAGTGGCTGCGCTGCACCAACGAGGAGCTCATCGAGAAGCACGGCGCGAAGGTCTACGGCAAGGCGTCCGTCGGCACCCCGCCGATGTCCGTGCCGCACCTGGACACCCGCGTCATCGACGGCAAGAAGGGCCTGCTGTTCGGCCCCTACGCCGGCTGGACCCCGAAGTTCATGAAGCAGGGCAAGCTGACCGACCTGCCGAAGTCGCTGCGCCTTCACAACCTGACCACCCTGGTCGGCGTCGGCCTGCACGAGCTGGGCCTGACCAAGTACCTGATCACCGAAGTGATCAAGAACCACGCCGCCCGCGTGGAGGCCCTGCGCGAGTACGTGCCCAACGCCCGCGACGAGGACTGGGAGACGGTCACCGCCGGCCAGCGCGTGCAGGTGATCAAGCCCGCCAAGGCGCCGCAGTTCGGCACCCTGGAGTTCGGCACCGCCGTCATCAACTCCGCCGACGGCTCCATCGCCGGCCTGATGGGCGCCTCCCCGGGCGCCTCCATCGCCCCGGCCGTGATGATCGAGCTGCTGGAGCGCTGCTTCGGCGACAAGATGAGCGCCTGGACCCCGAAGCTCAAGGAGCTCGTGCCCTCCTACGGCACGGTCCTGGCCGAGGACCGCGAGCTGTACAAGAAGGTCTGGGACGCCTCTCAGAAGACCCTCAAGCTGGAGCGCTGA
- the map gene encoding type I methionyl aminopeptidase has translation MTDRAPLTMQEPTPIRTVPAHIERPEYAWKDEVAEGVGEPLVQTPEDIEAMREVSRIAANALVEAGKACVPGNTTDDVDRVVHEYLMDHDTYPSPLGYRGFTKSCCTSLNEIVCHGIPSKQVIEDGDIVNVDVTGYKNGVHGDTNSTFFAGDVSEEHRLLVERTYNATMRGIKAIKPGREINVIGRVIESYARRFGYNTVRDFTGHGVGTTFHNGLVVLHYDEPSQTTVLEPGMTLTVEPMINLGGLDYEIWDDGWTVQNTDRKWTAQFEHTVLVTESGHEILTKPDEVVEGQFLTGWTPGA, from the coding sequence ATGACCGATCGCGCACCGTTGACCATGCAGGAGCCCACCCCCATCCGCACCGTGCCCGCCCACATCGAGCGGCCCGAATACGCGTGGAAGGACGAGGTCGCCGAGGGAGTCGGCGAGCCGCTGGTCCAGACGCCGGAGGACATCGAGGCCATGCGCGAGGTCTCCCGCATCGCCGCGAACGCCCTGGTCGAGGCCGGCAAGGCCTGCGTGCCGGGCAACACCACCGATGACGTCGACCGCGTGGTGCACGAGTACCTGATGGACCACGACACCTACCCGTCGCCGCTGGGCTACCGCGGTTTCACCAAGAGCTGCTGCACGTCGCTCAACGAGATCGTGTGCCATGGCATCCCGAGCAAGCAGGTCATCGAGGACGGCGACATCGTCAACGTCGACGTCACCGGCTACAAGAACGGCGTTCACGGCGACACCAACTCGACCTTCTTCGCGGGTGACGTCTCCGAGGAGCACCGTCTGCTGGTGGAGCGCACCTACAACGCGACGATGCGCGGGATCAAGGCCATCAAGCCGGGCCGCGAGATCAACGTCATCGGCCGCGTCATCGAGTCCTACGCCCGCCGCTTCGGCTACAACACGGTCCGCGATTTCACGGGCCACGGCGTCGGCACGACGTTCCACAACGGCCTGGTGGTGCTGCATTACGACGAGCCGTCGCAGACCACCGTCCTGGAGCCCGGCATGACGCTGACCGTCGAGCCGATGATCAACCTCGGCGGCCTCGACTACGAGATCTGGGACGACGGCTGGACGGTCCAGAACACCGACCGGAAGTGGACCGCCCAGTTCGAGCACACGGTGCTGGTCACCGAGTCGGGCCACGAGATCCTGACCAAGCCCGACGAGGTCGTCGAGGGGCAGTTCCTCACCGGTTGGACGCCGGGCGCCTGA
- the mtr gene encoding mycothione reductase, whose product MSSDTARHYDLIIIGTGSGNSIPSPAFDDVRIALVEEGRFGGTCLNVGCIPTKMFVLAADAARNVSEAARLGVHAHVDSIDWDSIKQRVFGDRIDPIAAGGESYRRGGETPNIDVYDRHAVFVGPRRIRTGQGDEEMEITADQIIIAAGSRTKVPGFVADSGVAYRTNKDIMRIDRLPEEMIILGGGFIATEFAHVFSSLGVKVHVIVRSGALNRQSDADVSRRFTEVASRDWDVRLNTTIESLREEKAADGSTVVVAALSDGTEVRGGEFLVATGRAPNGDLMELAAGGVDMRDDGRIAVDEHGRTSAEGVWALGDVSSPHQLKHIANHEAKVVFHNVLNPDDLRSFDHRYIPSAIFSHPQIGQVGMTEEEAREWAAANGTEITVKVQDYGDVAYGWALEDRDGFAKLIADKKTGRLVGAHFIGEQAATLVQQCIQMMTFGLDAREVADAQHWIHPALPELIENALLGLEFD is encoded by the coding sequence TTGTCCAGCGACACCGCCCGGCACTACGACCTGATCATCATCGGCACCGGATCGGGCAACTCGATCCCGTCCCCCGCGTTCGATGACGTGCGCATCGCGCTGGTCGAGGAAGGCCGCTTCGGCGGCACCTGCCTCAACGTCGGGTGCATCCCCACCAAGATGTTCGTGCTCGCCGCGGACGCCGCCCGCAACGTCTCCGAGGCCGCCCGGCTGGGCGTGCACGCCCACGTCGACTCGATCGACTGGGATTCGATCAAGCAGCGCGTCTTCGGCGACCGCATCGACCCGATCGCGGCCGGCGGCGAGTCGTACCGCCGCGGCGGGGAGACCCCGAACATCGACGTGTACGACCGCCACGCGGTCTTCGTCGGCCCCCGCCGCATCCGCACCGGGCAGGGCGACGAGGAGATGGAGATCACCGCCGACCAGATCATCATCGCGGCGGGCTCCCGCACGAAGGTGCCGGGCTTCGTCGCCGATTCGGGCGTCGCCTACCGCACGAACAAGGACATCATGCGCATCGACCGGCTGCCGGAGGAGATGATCATCCTCGGCGGCGGCTTCATCGCCACGGAGTTCGCGCACGTCTTCTCGTCGCTGGGCGTGAAGGTGCACGTCATCGTCCGGTCCGGCGCCCTGAACCGCCAGTCCGACGCCGACGTGTCCCGGCGCTTCACCGAGGTCGCGTCACGCGATTGGGACGTGCGCCTGAACACCACCATCGAGTCGCTTCGCGAAGAGAAGGCCGCCGACGGTTCGACCGTCGTCGTCGCCGCGCTGTCCGACGGCACGGAGGTCCGGGGCGGCGAGTTCCTCGTCGCCACCGGCCGCGCCCCCAACGGCGACCTCATGGAACTGGCCGCCGGCGGCGTGGACATGCGCGACGACGGCCGCATCGCCGTCGACGAGCACGGCCGCACCTCCGCCGAGGGCGTGTGGGCGCTGGGCGACGTCTCCAGCCCGCACCAGCTCAAGCACATCGCCAACCACGAGGCCAAGGTCGTCTTCCACAACGTGCTCAACCCGGATGACCTGAGGTCCTTCGACCACCGGTACATCCCGTCGGCGATCTTCTCCCACCCGCAGATCGGCCAGGTCGGCATGACCGAGGAGGAGGCCCGCGAGTGGGCCGCCGCCAACGGCACCGAGATCACGGTGAAGGTGCAGGACTACGGCGACGTCGCCTACGGCTGGGCGCTGGAGGACCGCGACGGGTTCGCCAAGCTCATCGCCGACAAGAAGACCGGTCGGCTGGTCGGCGCGCACTTCATCGGCGAGCAGGCCGCCACGCTGGTGCAGCAGTGCATCCAGATGATGACCTTCGGGCTCGACGCCCGCGAGGTCGCCGACGCGCAGCACTGGATCCACCCGGCGCTGCCCGAGCTCATCGAGAACGCGCTGCTGGGCCTCGAGTTCGACTAG
- a CDS encoding cobyric acid synthase yields the protein MARGRSFLVAGCTSDAGKSVLVAGLCRLLVRRGVSVAPFKAQNMSNNCAVTPDGGEIGRAQALQALACGLEPSVDFNPVLLKPGSDQTSQVVVRGRAEGTVSALTYRERRKALRSVTADCLADLRSRYDVVVCEGAGSPAEVNLRESDIANMGLAEAADLPVIVAGDIDRGGVLAHFVGTHAILGEEDRSRITGFVVNKFRGAAELLEPGLDVVERRTGVPVLGVVPFIPGLWIDAEDSLGTVAATAVGPATRPLGEDALTVAAIRLPRVSNATDVEALAAEPGVRVEWTVDPSTVARADLVVLPGTKATVHDLGWLREHGLADALIRRAAAGAPTLGICGGFQMMCASIVDSVESGAGAVEGLGIFDADIEFAEPKVLARHADGSYEVHNGRVVRSTGERWPHGEGAVRGAVAGTHRHGLLENDALRRGYLRSVAEAAGLRGFEVAPDTDFRAERLRQLDLIADAIEEHLAGPALAEATGVAQLG from the coding sequence ATGGCGCGGGGCAGGTCGTTCCTCGTCGCGGGGTGCACCTCGGACGCCGGCAAGTCGGTGCTCGTCGCCGGTCTGTGCCGCCTCCTGGTGCGCCGGGGCGTCTCGGTCGCGCCGTTCAAGGCGCAGAACATGTCCAACAACTGCGCCGTGACCCCCGACGGCGGCGAGATCGGCCGCGCCCAGGCCCTGCAGGCGCTGGCGTGCGGGCTGGAACCCAGCGTGGACTTCAACCCGGTGCTGCTCAAGCCCGGTTCCGACCAGACGAGCCAGGTGGTCGTGCGGGGCCGGGCGGAGGGCACGGTGTCGGCGCTGACGTACCGGGAGCGTCGCAAAGCACTGCGGTCGGTGACCGCCGACTGCCTGGCCGACCTGCGCTCGCGGTACGACGTCGTGGTGTGCGAGGGCGCGGGATCGCCCGCGGAGGTGAACCTGCGCGAGTCGGACATCGCGAACATGGGGCTGGCGGAGGCCGCGGACCTGCCGGTGATCGTCGCCGGCGACATCGACCGGGGCGGCGTGCTGGCGCATTTCGTGGGCACGCACGCGATCCTCGGGGAGGAGGATCGGAGCCGGATCACGGGATTCGTGGTCAACAAGTTCCGCGGGGCGGCCGAGCTGCTGGAGCCGGGGCTCGACGTCGTGGAACGGCGCACGGGCGTGCCGGTGCTCGGCGTCGTCCCCTTCATCCCGGGGCTGTGGATCGACGCCGAGGATTCGCTCGGCACGGTCGCCGCGACCGCCGTCGGCCCCGCGACGCGGCCGCTGGGGGAGGACGCGCTCACCGTCGCGGCGATCCGCCTGCCGCGCGTGTCCAACGCCACCGACGTCGAGGCGCTGGCCGCCGAGCCGGGAGTGCGCGTCGAATGGACCGTCGACCCCAGCACCGTCGCGCGCGCCGACCTGGTGGTGCTGCCCGGCACGAAGGCCACCGTCCATGACCTGGGCTGGCTGCGGGAGCACGGGCTCGCCGACGCGCTGATCCGCCGCGCCGCGGCGGGGGCGCCGACGCTGGGCATCTGCGGCGGATTCCAGATGATGTGCGCCTCCATCGTCGATAGCGTCGAAAGCGGCGCCGGCGCCGTCGAGGGACTGGGGATCTTCGACGCCGACATCGAATTCGCCGAACCGAAGGTGCTGGCCCGCCACGCCGACGGCTCCTACGAGGTGCACAACGGGCGGGTCGTGCGAAGCACCGGGGAACGATGGCCCCACGGCGAGGGGGCGGTGCGCGGCGCCGTCGCCGGAACGCACCGGCACGGGCTGCTGGAAAACGACGCGTTGCGCCGCGGGTACCTGCGGTCGGTGGCGGAGGCCGCGGGCCTGCGCGGTTTCGAGGTCGCGCCGGACACCGATTTCCGCGCCGAGCGGCTGCGTCAGCTCGACCTCATCGCCGACGCCATCGAGGAGCACCTGGCCGGACCGGCCCTCGCCGAAGCGACGGGGGTGGCCCAACTCGGGTGA
- a CDS encoding alpha/beta hydrolase has protein sequence MTFNDPTIPTPGWQPGLLGEEFPETVIDLGEDPDGEGDVVATVIRYSPPGSDSSDFTRRPAVLWIHGMSDYFFQEHVARAIHDAGYAFYAVDLRKCGRSRREGQRWHHITDLSLYDADLDAAAALILGEGHPGLSPLAHSTGGLVAALWLDGLRDRDPGMHASIRGAVLNSPWLDLQYPRMQRAVVKLATKVMARRAPDRLTPDKGLGGYGQSIYRGEKGDWDFDVTLKPVSGHVKSWSWLNAVLVAQRRLHRGIEVGVPCLVLHSDRSAVNENWSPALDTADAVLDVEQIARRTRCLGRGARHRAIPGARHDVFLSKDHARAHALSETVLFLDSVNGR, from the coding sequence GTGACCTTCAATGACCCGACGATCCCCACCCCCGGTTGGCAGCCGGGGCTGCTGGGCGAAGAGTTTCCCGAAACAGTCATCGACCTGGGCGAAGACCCCGATGGAGAGGGCGACGTCGTCGCCACCGTCATCAGGTATTCGCCCCCCGGCTCCGACTCGTCCGACTTCACGCGGCGGCCCGCGGTGCTGTGGATCCACGGAATGAGCGATTATTTCTTCCAGGAGCACGTGGCCCGCGCCATCCACGACGCCGGGTACGCGTTCTACGCGGTCGACCTGCGCAAGTGCGGCCGGTCGCGCCGCGAGGGCCAGCGGTGGCATCACATCACCGACCTGTCGCTTTACGACGCCGACCTGGACGCCGCGGCGGCGCTGATCCTCGGCGAGGGCCACCCCGGGCTCAGCCCCCTCGCGCACTCGACGGGCGGTCTCGTCGCCGCGCTGTGGCTCGATGGCCTCCGGGACCGCGATCCCGGGATGCACGCCAGCATCCGCGGAGCCGTGCTCAACAGCCCATGGCTGGATCTGCAGTATCCGCGGATGCAGCGGGCCGTCGTCAAGCTGGCGACGAAGGTCATGGCGCGCCGCGCGCCCGACCGGCTCACCCCGGACAAGGGGCTCGGCGGGTACGGCCAGTCGATCTACCGGGGCGAGAAGGGCGACTGGGATTTCGACGTCACCCTCAAGCCCGTGTCCGGCCACGTGAAGTCCTGGTCGTGGCTCAACGCCGTGCTGGTCGCGCAGCGGCGCCTGCACCGCGGCATCGAAGTCGGCGTGCCCTGCCTGGTGCTGCATTCGGACCGCTCCGCCGTCAACGAAAATTGGTCGCCGGCGCTGGACACCGCCGACGCCGTCCTCGACGTGGAACAGATCGCGCGCCGGACGCGTTGTCTGGGTCGTGGGGCCCGGCACAGGGCCATCCCGGGTGCCCGGCACGACGTCTTCCTGTCCAAGGACCACGCTCGCGCGCATGCCCTGTCGGAGACGGTGCTGTTCCTGGACTCGGTCAACGGCCGCTGA
- the cobO gene encoding cob(I)yrinic acid a,c-diamide adenosyltransferase, producing MAQGQVDPKNIPDDGLTTRQRRQLPITAVHTGHGKGKSTAAFGMALRAWNQGLDIGVFQFVKSAKWRVGEESVFKRLGELHDETGEGGAVQWHKMGEGWSWSRKKGTEEDHARDAAEGWEEIKRRLAEKEHDFYVLDEFTYPIKWGWVDVDDVAETLANRPGRQHVVITGRDADPKLIEVADLVTEMVKHKHPMDAGRKGQKGIEW from the coding sequence ATGGCACAGGGACAGGTTGATCCGAAGAACATCCCCGACGACGGGCTCACGACGCGCCAGCGCCGCCAGCTGCCCATCACCGCGGTCCACACGGGCCACGGCAAGGGCAAGTCGACCGCGGCGTTCGGCATGGCGCTGCGCGCGTGGAACCAGGGGCTGGACATCGGCGTGTTCCAGTTCGTGAAGTCCGCCAAGTGGCGGGTCGGCGAAGAGTCCGTGTTCAAGCGCCTCGGCGAGCTCCACGACGAAACGGGCGAGGGCGGCGCGGTGCAGTGGCACAAGATGGGGGAGGGCTGGTCCTGGTCCCGCAAGAAGGGCACCGAAGAGGACCACGCCCGCGACGCCGCCGAGGGCTGGGAGGAGATCAAGCGCCGCCTGGCCGAGAAGGAGCACGACTTCTACGTGCTCGACGAGTTCACCTACCCGATCAAGTGGGGCTGGGTCGACGTCGACGACGTCGCCGAGACCCTCGCCAACCGGCCGGGCCGCCAGCACGTGGTCATCACCGGCCGCGACGCCGATCCGAAGCTCATCGAGGTCGCCGATCTGGTCACCGAGATGGTCAAGCACAAGCACCCGATGGACGCGGGCCGGAAGGGACAGAAGGGCATCGAGTGGTAG